From the genome of Elusimicrobiaceae bacterium, one region includes:
- a CDS encoding trypsin-like serine protease, which yields MIKKFLFLLIGLLWTSLGTAQVSFVSVTDEDAHSKKEDFWHTFEYYIIPAKGQVSKCQATRISKNWFATAAHCVKNSCQNGCTLRMDLLEQPVSIFIDTKHTAQKPAVFIHPSYNPSIPVAYDFALLKMDFANLPAKYYRRPQGANGQNVEVNRAYFNAFLQQNPSARREFDQAIRPHLPPILVFSGLTRRIDRTLSVISIFDGKRNILINPNPTEYVKELGFAYTKNFGVRKGMSGSGVMTNTGELAGIISATLGIGPANKQEKDYFMFAVFNQDLLDFMEETMGSDFYKLDRKDAYPNYLSISQADHSEVISIMKDYRLRTRAKAKGTTKK from the coding sequence ATGATTAAAAAATTTTTGTTTTTACTGATTGGTTTATTATGGACCTCTTTGGGGACGGCACAGGTAAGTTTTGTGTCCGTCACCGATGAGGATGCGCACAGTAAAAAAGAAGATTTTTGGCATACCTTTGAGTATTATATTATTCCCGCCAAAGGGCAAGTGAGCAAATGCCAAGCCACGCGCATTAGTAAAAATTGGTTTGCCACTGCGGCGCATTGTGTCAAAAATAGTTGTCAAAATGGATGCACGTTGCGCATGGATTTATTAGAGCAACCGGTTTCCATATTTATAGATACCAAGCACACCGCGCAAAAACCCGCTGTTTTCATTCATCCTTCTTATAATCCGTCTATTCCGGTAGCTTATGATTTTGCACTTTTGAAAATGGATTTTGCCAATTTGCCGGCCAAATACTATCGGCGCCCCCAAGGGGCAAACGGACAGAATGTAGAAGTCAACCGGGCTTATTTTAATGCATTTTTGCAGCAAAATCCGTCCGCCAGACGAGAGTTTGACCAAGCGATACGCCCGCATTTGCCGCCTATCTTAGTGTTTAGCGGACTTACGCGGCGAATAGACCGCACTTTATCTGTAATTTCTATTTTCGATGGGAAAAGAAATATTCTGATCAATCCAAACCCTACGGAATACGTCAAGGAATTAGGCTTTGCTTATACCAAGAATTTTGGCGTGCGCAAAGGTATGAGCGGATCCGGCGTGATGACCAATACCGGCGAGCTGGCGGGCATTATTTCCGCTACGTTAGGCATTGGGCCGGCAAATAAACAAGAAAAAGATTATTTTATGTTTGCGGTATTTAATCAGGATTTACTAGATTTTATGGAAGAGACGATGGGCAGTGATTTTTACAAATTAGACCGCAAAGACGCTTATCCCAATTATCTTTCTATTTCTCAAGCAGATCATAGCGAAGTCATTTCAATTATGAAGGATTATCGACTCAGGACAAGGGCAAAAGCGAAGGGCACTACTAAAAAATAA
- a CDS encoding prepilin-type N-terminal cleavage/methylation domain-containing protein — protein MKNQKAFTLIELLVVVLIIGILSAIALPQYEKAVEKSKAAEAVTVLRAVSEAEEVYWLANGNFTDRFDLLDVDIAWTGREQSRTYNQSDVRSNADWSLEFYKDSDPTLAINVVRRSGPYKGAAFQVNLQHYQDYYHLQAPICREFHQTIKFPFQKQKGDYCEKIFHGTFLSGSAWSDNYTLP, from the coding sequence ATGAAAAATCAAAAGGCGTTTACGCTGATTGAATTACTAGTTGTGGTACTCATCATTGGTATTTTGTCTGCTATTGCGTTGCCACAATATGAGAAAGCAGTAGAAAAAAGTAAAGCCGCAGAAGCTGTAACTGTCCTGCGTGCGGTTTCTGAGGCAGAAGAGGTTTATTGGCTGGCTAATGGCAACTTTACCGACAGATTTGATTTATTAGATGTGGATATTGCTTGGACAGGCAGGGAACAATCTCGTACATATAATCAATCTGATGTGCGTTCCAATGCCGATTGGTCATTGGAATTTTATAAAGATTCTGACCCAACATTAGCAATAAATGTTGTACGTCGGTCAGGCCCCTATAAAGGGGCTGCATTTCAAGTGAACCTTCAACATTACCAGGACTATTATCATTTGCAAGCACCTATCTGCAGAGAGTTTCATCAAACCATCAAATTCCCTTTTCAAAAACAGAAAGGTGATTACTGTGAGAAAATTTTTCACGGTACATTTTTAAGCGGCAGTGCTTGGTCAGATAATTATACACTTCCTTAA
- the rplU gene encoding 50S ribosomal protein L21, with protein MYAIIETGGKQYWVKPGQDLQVEKLDAEVGATVELKVLWAANEEGTSADTKASKNAKVTAQVIKHLRGPKILVFKRRPKKGYERTQGHRQDLTQIKIADIVLG; from the coding sequence ATGTACGCAATTATTGAAACTGGTGGAAAACAGTACTGGGTGAAACCCGGTCAAGATCTGCAGGTGGAAAAGCTGGACGCGGAAGTGGGAGCCACAGTAGAACTTAAAGTTCTTTGGGCCGCTAACGAAGAAGGTACCTCAGCAGATACCAAGGCATCTAAAAACGCCAAGGTCACCGCTCAAGTGATTAAACATTTGAGAGGTCCGAAAATCCTGGTCTTCAAACGCAGACCGAAAAAAGGGTATGAAAGAACCCAAGGTCACAGACAGGATTTAACGCAAATTAAAATCGCCGACATTGTACTCGGGTAA
- a CDS encoding prepilin-type N-terminal cleavage/methylation domain-containing protein yields MKKKQGFTLVELLVVVVIIAILTAAALPMYEKASRKAQFVQVQTTLRALMQDVDSYTMENGYDTGDWNSLIQSVNCKSTTGWGQCSTDEGTYWTYLENNNAISINFVPSSKLFVNSKNSGYTFVKSIGQPWTWTNSMSRLREYYPVPAYDETFQLFCDWWINNGGKAISGSAESVANASCK; encoded by the coding sequence ATGAAAAAGAAACAAGGTTTTACTCTCGTCGAATTACTGGTAGTGGTGGTAATTATTGCTATCTTAACTGCCGCCGCACTACCTATGTATGAAAAGGCCTCTAGAAAAGCGCAATTTGTACAGGTACAAACTACACTACGAGCGCTCATGCAGGATGTAGACTCCTACACCATGGAAAATGGATATGATACCGGAGATTGGAACTCATTAATCCAATCTGTAAATTGCAAATCTACAACTGGCTGGGGGCAATGTAGTACAGATGAAGGAACTTATTGGACCTACCTTGAAAACAATAACGCTATCAGTATCAACTTTGTTCCTAGTTCCAAATTATTCGTAAATTCAAAAAATAGTGGCTATACCTTTGTAAAATCTATTGGGCAACCCTGGACTTGGACAAACAGCATGTCTCGATTACGAGAATACTACCCAGTTCCTGCTTATGACGAAACGTTTCAACTGTTTTGCGATTGGTGGATTAACAACGGTGGCAAGGCGATATCCGGAAGTGCGGAAAGCGTGGCTAACGCTAGTTGCAAATAA
- the mnmA gene encoding tRNA 2-thiouridine(34) synthase MnmA produces the protein MMDKKTVLVGLSGGVDSTAAAILLKEQGYRVIGATMLIWDDSLPIPKGAHNKNACLSPEKKEDLQEIRALAEKLGIEYLTVDCREAYRQAVLDNFRSEYASGRTPNPCIWCNSRIKFGVLPTAARAQGIAFDKFATGHYARVEQDEKSGDFLLKTAKDLSRDQSYFLHRLTQEQLKEILFPLGEMTKPQIREIARKAGLAVADKEDSQDFYCGDYNDLLNFPNKPGDLVLQDGTVIGKHTGIWGYTIGKRKGLGLSGYKEPMYVVGIDAPKNQVIIGPKNALYKDTLQATRLTWTRGHAPAEQFEALVKIRNLHHAAPAQVTLNSDGTLSAKFKEPQLSITAGQSAVLYDEDIVLGGGIIV, from the coding sequence ATGATGGACAAAAAGACCGTACTCGTCGGTTTAAGCGGCGGCGTAGACTCTACGGCCGCGGCTATACTGCTTAAAGAGCAAGGCTACCGTGTTATCGGAGCCACCATGCTCATTTGGGATGATTCCCTGCCTATCCCCAAAGGCGCGCACAATAAAAATGCGTGTCTTTCTCCGGAAAAAAAAGAAGATTTGCAAGAAATTCGTGCCTTGGCGGAAAAACTGGGCATTGAATATTTGACCGTGGACTGCCGTGAGGCGTATCGCCAAGCGGTGCTAGATAATTTCCGCAGTGAATATGCCAGCGGTCGCACACCCAATCCGTGTATTTGGTGCAATAGCCGCATTAAATTTGGCGTACTGCCCACAGCGGCACGCGCACAAGGCATTGCCTTTGATAAATTTGCCACCGGGCATTATGCACGCGTGGAACAAGATGAAAAAAGCGGGGACTTTTTATTAAAAACCGCCAAAGATTTATCGCGCGACCAAAGTTATTTTTTACACCGCTTAACGCAAGAGCAATTAAAAGAAATTTTATTTCCGCTGGGAGAAATGACCAAACCGCAAATCCGTGAAATCGCGCGGAAAGCCGGATTAGCGGTGGCTGATAAAGAGGATAGCCAAGATTTCTATTGCGGCGACTATAATGATTTACTCAATTTCCCCAATAAACCGGGCGATTTGGTATTGCAAGATGGAACAGTCATCGGCAAGCATACGGGCATTTGGGGTTACACCATCGGCAAACGCAAAGGACTGGGCCTGAGCGGATACAAAGAGCCCATGTATGTGGTCGGCATTGATGCTCCCAAAAACCAAGTGATTATCGGCCCGAAAAATGCTTTGTATAAAGATACGTTGCAAGCCACGCGCTTGACGTGGACGCGCGGTCACGCTCCGGCAGAGCAATTTGAAGCCCTTGTTAAAATACGTAATTTACACCACGCCGCGCCGGCGCAAGTAACACTCAACAGTGACGGCACCCTAAGTGCCAAATTCAAAGAGCCGCAGCTCTCTATTACCGCAGGGCAAAGTGCGGTTTTGTATGATGAAGACATTGTACTAGGCGGCGGGATTATTGTATAG
- the obgE gene encoding GTPase ObgE — translation MQSGSFLDHVKIYITAGKGGDGCMSFRREKFIEFGGPNGGCGGKGGDVIIQGESNLTTLLELAYNPHIEGQNGEKGGTYNKTGRGGEDTIVLVPLGTLIYKDGQLLGDITAHGQQLLVAKGGMGGRGNQSFKTRNNTCPKFAELGQPGEEVTLILELKVLADLGLLGFPNAGKSTFLTAISSARPRIADYPFTTLNPNLGITLHKGTSFATADIPGIIEGASEGKGLGHQFLKHIERTRVLLHLVDPDGFDGLDAVSSVKVIENELKQFDKNLAKKPRIIVVNKADLPSAQKVYEQLSKKYKKCKVMLMSAATGQGVKQVLDEVVKILSVTPVPVIKMEKPQAALHKVEPIFTITRDEEGIVHITGKKIDEFIAMTNFTQTEAVSRLRGIFKKIGLEKALLKAGVQDGDTLVAGGREFEWNGSLDNEAAQNPEHAGYKRRETKAERLAKRAERRKSK, via the coding sequence ATGCAGTCAGGAAGTTTTTTGGACCATGTCAAAATTTACATCACCGCTGGTAAAGGCGGAGACGGTTGCATGTCATTTCGCCGCGAAAAATTCATCGAGTTTGGCGGCCCCAACGGTGGTTGCGGCGGCAAAGGCGGCGACGTAATTATCCAAGGCGAAAGCAACCTGACCACTCTTTTGGAACTGGCTTACAATCCGCATATTGAAGGACAAAACGGCGAAAAAGGCGGCACCTACAATAAAACCGGACGTGGCGGTGAAGATACCATTGTACTGGTTCCGTTAGGTACGCTGATTTATAAAGACGGTCAATTACTCGGCGATATCACCGCGCACGGGCAACAACTGCTAGTAGCCAAAGGCGGCATGGGCGGACGCGGAAACCAATCTTTTAAAACCCGCAATAATACGTGCCCCAAATTTGCCGAATTGGGCCAACCCGGCGAAGAAGTAACCTTAATTTTAGAATTAAAAGTGCTGGCTGATTTGGGCTTACTGGGCTTTCCCAACGCCGGAAAAAGCACCTTTTTAACCGCTATTTCCAGCGCACGCCCGCGCATTGCCGATTATCCCTTCACCACACTCAATCCCAATTTAGGTATCACCTTGCACAAGGGCACTTCTTTTGCCACGGCTGATATCCCGGGCATTATTGAAGGCGCCAGCGAAGGCAAGGGCCTCGGACATCAATTTCTAAAACATATTGAGCGCACCCGCGTTTTATTACACTTAGTGGATCCGGATGGCTTTGACGGACTAGACGCCGTTTCATCTGTCAAAGTGATTGAAAACGAGCTCAAACAATTTGACAAAAATCTAGCCAAAAAACCGCGCATTATCGTAGTAAATAAGGCAGATTTACCCTCGGCCCAAAAGGTGTATGAGCAGCTCTCAAAGAAATATAAAAAATGCAAAGTAATGCTCATGTCTGCCGCGACCGGTCAAGGGGTTAAACAGGTGCTTGATGAGGTGGTCAAAATTTTATCTGTTACTCCGGTGCCCGTTATAAAAATGGAAAAACCGCAAGCCGCTTTGCACAAAGTAGAGCCGATTTTTACCATTACCCGCGACGAGGAAGGCATCGTGCATATTACGGGCAAAAAAATTGATGAATTTATTGCCATGACCAATTTCACGCAAACAGAGGCCGTCAGCCGCTTGCGCGGTATTTTCAAAAAAATCGGTTTGGAAAAAGCCCTGTTAAAAGCCGGCGTGCAGGACGGAGATACGTTAGTGGCCGGCGGGCGGGAATTTGAATGGAACGGCAGTTTAGATAATGAAGCCGCCCAAAACCCCGAGCATGCCGGTTATAAACGCCGCGAAACCAAGGCTGAGCGTTTAGCCAAACGTGCCGAAAGACGAAAAAGCAAATAA
- a CDS encoding GAF domain-containing protein translates to MDQFKSETPKLSADEKLNLLVEFGARISSEVRLDRLLDIIAKQITRMLDVGCCTIYLKDGERKELWSKIAQGKGLEHTEIRLPLEGNTIISAVARTGQSINLPNAYEDERFSMAVDMVTGFRTHTLLAVPLKNNSGKVLGVFQVANKADGTPFDKKDEGILVLLATLAASSIEIARLYQDVHVAQLETIYRLAVTAEYRDQQDTRAHLKNISIISYLLALALGMTKKQAELIKNASPLHDIGKVALADNILLKPGKLTPEEFEIMKSHTVYGGRILEGAHSKVLQMAHKMSLCHHEKWNGTGYPKGLKEEEIPLEARIITVADVFDALCVSRVYKKAWRTDDAYEYILQESGKAFDPRVVAAFKRIYPSVRKLYSAQAVSTTTGSAFAPSDSTQPIAGIPTPKNTTI, encoded by the coding sequence ATGGACCAGTTCAAGAGCGAAACACCCAAATTATCCGCCGACGAGAAGTTAAATCTGCTCGTTGAGTTTGGCGCGCGCATTTCCAGCGAAGTGCGTTTGGACAGACTACTCGATATTATTGCCAAACAAATTACCCGTATGCTTGATGTAGGTTGTTGCACCATTTACCTCAAAGACGGGGAACGCAAAGAATTGTGGTCCAAAATTGCGCAGGGAAAAGGTTTAGAACATACAGAAATTCGCTTGCCGTTAGAAGGAAATACCATCATTTCTGCGGTGGCCCGCACCGGTCAATCTATCAATCTGCCTAACGCCTATGAAGACGAACGTTTCTCGATGGCTGTAGATATGGTGACCGGATTTCGCACGCATACTTTACTAGCAGTGCCACTTAAAAACAATTCCGGCAAAGTACTCGGCGTATTTCAGGTGGCCAACAAAGCAGATGGCACGCCGTTTGACAAAAAAGACGAAGGGATTTTAGTATTACTGGCTACATTAGCTGCCAGCTCTATTGAGATTGCGCGTCTGTATCAAGACGTGCACGTTGCCCAGTTGGAAACCATTTACCGTTTGGCTGTCACGGCCGAGTACCGCGATCAGCAAGATACCCGCGCGCACCTCAAAAACATCAGTATCATCTCTTATTTACTGGCACTGGCCTTGGGCATGACCAAGAAACAAGCCGAGCTTATTAAAAATGCCAGCCCTTTACACGACATCGGAAAAGTGGCCTTGGCCGATAACATTTTGCTTAAACCCGGCAAATTAACTCCGGAAGAATTTGAAATTATGAAATCTCACACGGTCTACGGTGGCCGCATTTTGGAAGGAGCTCATTCCAAAGTATTACAAATGGCACATAAGATGAGTCTGTGCCACCACGAGAAATGGAACGGCACTGGCTATCCCAAAGGGCTCAAAGAAGAAGAAATACCCCTCGAAGCGCGTATTATTACCGTGGCAGATGTGTTTGATGCATTGTGCGTTTCCCGCGTGTACAAAAAAGCGTGGAGAACCGACGATGCCTATGAGTATATCTTGCAAGAAAGCGGCAAAGCATTTGACCCGCGTGTCGTAGCGGCCTTCAAACGTATTTATCCGTCCGTTCGAAAATTATATTCTGCTCAAGCGGTCTCAACGACTACCGGATCGGCTTTCGCTCCCTCCGACTCCACGCAGCCGATCGCTGGTATACCCACTCCCAAAAATACTACAATATAG
- the rpmA gene encoding 50S ribosomal protein L27: MAHTKAQGSSSNGRDSHGQRLGVKRFGSQFVHAGEIIVRQKGTKFLPGTNVTRASDDSLFARVDGIVTFEWAYRGKKKISVYPQGTETKKAPAKAAAKKEVKAAAPKAKPAAKKAPAKAKKTETK; encoded by the coding sequence ATGGCACATACAAAAGCACAAGGTTCTTCCTCTAACGGACGCGACAGCCACGGTCAACGTTTGGGTGTCAAACGCTTCGGTTCCCAATTCGTACACGCCGGTGAAATCATCGTCCGCCAAAAAGGCACCAAATTCTTGCCGGGTACCAATGTAACCCGCGCCAGCGATGACAGCCTTTTTGCCCGCGTAGACGGCATTGTAACCTTTGAATGGGCTTACAGAGGCAAAAAGAAAATTTCCGTCTATCCGCAAGGAACGGAAACCAAAAAGGCCCCTGCCAAAGCAGCCGCTAAAAAAGAAGTAAAAGCCGCTGCTCCGAAAGCTAAACCGGCCGCCAAAAAAGCTCCGGCCAAAGCCAAAAAGACGGAAACCAAATAA
- a CDS encoding (Fe-S)-binding protein translates to MKKYKYLNPQQPMPAADTCLSWQNSVVACTRCHACSRVCPSYLLHPQETFSPRGRVQLMRLVLEGKLKNNQAAPLLEQMIRSCMFCAKCSTLCAGTVPVPHQLLAAARTYEISLFPPLLKGWFWLHLHFPKTASVLVKFLFLLRRLGILIPFYPLYPGWLKHLYRILPRRPKTFTKHIEKTEQPDLIYLPSLYAQYVDASVAEKTLQLAHAKQPVIWQHTSSGLEFYLTGNSVVCLQTAKKLLVRWENTGKRKALPLLTDSVEIYVFLKHLPFLFAALPAWQKRAEKLASHVRFVTDYSFPKPPRTQNTSPKTALEDSALLFPVTELSERAQKILSAQVGKNLVECGYSHFPLPAGGMSLIFPAQATQVVLENVKDIARQQIAQIYCLSNWTALELNVALQRYYPTAKAQPFICLFTNYGPVQERNTQIIRRREVKSAR, encoded by the coding sequence ATGAAAAAATATAAATATCTAAACCCTCAACAACCCATGCCCGCCGCAGATACCTGCTTGTCTTGGCAAAATAGTGTGGTGGCTTGCACCCGCTGTCATGCGTGCAGCCGAGTATGCCCCTCTTATTTGTTGCATCCTCAAGAAACGTTTTCACCCCGCGGACGCGTGCAATTAATGCGACTGGTGCTGGAAGGAAAACTAAAAAATAATCAAGCCGCTCCTCTGCTCGAACAGATGATACGCAGCTGTATGTTCTGTGCTAAATGCAGTACGCTGTGTGCAGGAACAGTTCCTGTACCCCATCAACTGCTCGCCGCCGCGCGGACCTATGAAATTTCTTTATTCCCGCCTTTGCTCAAGGGCTGGTTTTGGCTACATTTGCACTTTCCAAAAACCGCTAGTGTGCTGGTGAAATTTCTCTTCTTGTTACGTCGGTTAGGCATCCTGATTCCGTTTTATCCTTTATACCCGGGATGGCTCAAACACTTGTATAGAATTTTGCCGCGCCGCCCAAAAACATTTACCAAACATATAGAAAAAACAGAACAACCGGATCTTATTTATTTGCCTTCTTTGTATGCGCAATATGTGGATGCTTCCGTGGCAGAAAAAACCCTGCAACTGGCCCATGCCAAGCAGCCCGTTATTTGGCAACACACCTCCAGCGGACTCGAATTTTATCTGACCGGCAACTCGGTTGTTTGTTTGCAAACCGCTAAAAAATTATTGGTACGTTGGGAAAATACGGGCAAACGCAAAGCACTTCCCTTATTAACCGACAGCGTTGAAATTTATGTCTTTCTAAAACACTTGCCCTTTTTATTTGCCGCTTTACCGGCTTGGCAAAAGCGAGCCGAAAAATTAGCATCTCACGTACGTTTTGTAACGGATTATTCCTTTCCTAAACCCCCGCGGACGCAAAATACCTCCCCCAAAACAGCTTTGGAAGACTCTGCTTTATTATTTCCCGTAACAGAATTGTCCGAACGCGCGCAGAAAATATTGAGCGCACAGGTAGGTAAAAATTTAGTAGAGTGTGGGTATAGTCATTTTCCGTTGCCAGCGGGTGGAATGAGTTTAATTTTCCCTGCGCAGGCAACCCAAGTAGTTCTTGAAAATGTAAAAGATATCGCGCGGCAACAAATTGCTCAAATATATTGTTTGTCCAATTGGACCGCGCTAGAGCTAAACGTCGCCTTACAGCGATACTATCCGACGGCAAAAGCACAGCCTTTTATATGCTTGTTTACTAACTATGGACCAGTTCAAGAGCGAAACACCCAAATTATCCGCCGACGAGAAGTTAAATCTGCTCGTTGA